In Bradyrhizobium guangdongense, the sequence TAAGCGTCGCGGCCGATCAGTCGGGACGACCGGCGCACCTTCTCGAGAAGGATGTGTGGGTGGTTTGGGCGCTCGCCACGCTCTACGGGTCGGCGCTCGGCGAGCATCTGGTGTTCAAGGGCGGCACGTCACTGTCGAAGGCCTATGGGGTCATCCGGCGGTTTTCCGAGGACGTCGACCTGACCTACGACATCCGGGCGATCGCGCCCGACCTGGTGGACGGCAACGGCGAGGCGTTGCCGAAAACACGTAGCGAGGAGAAGCGCTGGTCGAGCGAGGTGCGCAAGCGCTTGCCGGATTGGGTGGCGGGCACCGCGCAGCCGGTCGTCGCGGACGCGTTGGCTGCCGCGACGTTGGCGGCTGCCGTCCGCGTGGAAGGCGAGAAGCTGTTTGTCGACTACGAGGCGACCACCGCTGGCTCGGGCTACGTCGCACCGAGTGTGATGCTGGAGTTCGGGGCGCGATCAACGGGCGAGCCGGCGAGCCTCCGCGACATCAAATGCGATGCATCCGGCCTGGTTGAAGGCGTAACGTTCCCAACAGCGCGGCCGCGCGTGATGCACGCCGAGCGGACCTTCTGGGAGAAGGCGACGGCTGTCCACGTCTTCTGCCTCCAGCAGCGGCTGCGCGGTGATCGCTTCGCACGCCACTGGCATGACATAGCGCGTCTGGATGACGCCGGCCTGGCGGATGCGGCTTTCGCCGATAGGGAGCTGGCGAACGCGGTCGCGCGCCACAAGGGCATGTTCTTCGTTGAGAGGGCGGCCGATCGAAGTCCGATCGATTATGCGGCTGCCGTGAATGGCGGTTTGCAGCTCGTGCCTGGCGGTGATGCCGCGAAGGCGCTGGAAGAAGATTATGGTCGCATGGTCGAGGACGGTCTGCTGTTGGAAGATGCTGAAACCTTCGAGGTCCTCATGGCGCGGAGTGCAGATGTCGCGCGCCGGGCAAACGAGGCGGCGAAATAGAGATTTGGGGGGAATGCGGTGGCGGATGCAGACAAGACGGAGCCATCGAAGCTCACATTCAAGTTTATTCGCGGCGTCGAGGGTGAGAAGGCTGATTATGATTGGCCTGATGGGGCGGATATTGTCAGAAAGGCGTTGGCTGAGTCACTGAATGCCAAAAATGTGGCGTTCCTCCTGGGAGCTGGCTGTTCTTCGTCGTGGGCTAATGACAAGGAGGTCGGCATCCCAACGATGGCGCCCCTCGCGAAGGAATTCACGGCGGCACCGAAGGAAGGGGATCAATCGTTCCCGACAGCCGACGAACGTGATGCTCTGTTGAAGCAGTTTGGAATCGACCTCGGTGCCGCGGAGTATGCGCGCAACCTAGAGCGGCTGATGGAGCTTCTTTTCAGCCTGCGCTTCGTCTTAGTGCGCAGTTCGCTGAGTGATGCCGCCACAAGACTCAAGACTGTCGAATCGATCATCAAGAAGGTTCAAACATTTCTTTGGGCCAAATGCACGAACGGCGCCTTCGCGAATGGCGACCATACCGTCGTTGGCCTTTATGAATCCTTCTATCGCAAGCTTGTGCTGCGCGACCGATCTCTTCCGCGTCCTTGGGTGTTCACCACGAACTACGATCTCTTCAACGAGACCGCAATGGATAGGCTCGGCCTGCCATACACGAACGGCTTCTCCGGCGTTGTCGAACGGCGGTTCAATCCAGCGACGTTTCGGTACGCCCTCGCTGAACAGCTCGATGTCACCAGCCGCAAGTGGTCTGCGGTCGATGGCTTTGTCTATCTGTGTAAGATTCATGGGTCCATTAGTTGGACAGAGGACGATCACGGACTTTTCCCGATCCGAGAAACGGCCGTCTCCAAAGAACCGGGCAAGGTGATGATCTATCCGACGCCTGCCAAGCAGAATTCGAGCCTTGGGTCTCCCTATGCCGATCTGTTTCGGGAATTCCAGTCACGCATTGTTCGCGAACAGAGCGTGCTATTTACGATGGGGTATGCCTTCGGCGACGAGCACATCAACAATATCATCTATCAGGCCCTGACGATTCCCACGTTCCGGCTCGTGATCTTTGTAGATCCAGATTTGGACGGGGAGATTGCGAAGCTTCGCGCGCTAAATGATCCACGAATTTGGATCATTGGGGGTGCCGGACGCAGCGCCGGACGCAAAGCCCATTACTTCGACACCATTATCGAAGAGTTCATGCCGCAACGCCCGAGCGAGCGCATTGATGACGCCGTTCGGAAGGTGATCGAGGCGATGGCCCCGAAGAAGGAGGCCGCGGCTCCCCAGAAGGGGGAGGATGACGATGAGTCGTGACGATCGGAAGCGCGCAATCGGCAAGGTGGTCTCGGTCGCGGCCGACCGTTTCGTGATCGAGATGCATGCGGGCACCGACAACTTCACCGTCGTCGGATTCGACGACGTTCACTATGTCGCCAGGCTCGGATCGTTCCTGATGGTCGCGGTGCAAACCGAGTACGTGGTTGTCGAGGTCGTCGGCCTGCGTGAGCGCGACGTTGGTCATGTTAGTCGCAGTGAAGGGGAGCTGGATAAGGCTTCTTCGGCGAAGTACCTCGATGTCGTTCCCGTCGGGATGCTGCCTCAAGATCGGCGCGAAAGGTTTCGCTTCGGCGTCTCCGTGTTCCCGTCACTCTACGGCGACGCACTGTATGCGCTGGACGCTGAACTGGATCGAGTCTTCGAAACCGATCATCCTTCGGAGCCTACACCCCCGATCGACAATGTTCCACCCACGCCACCTGATGCCACCCGCTATCGCGCATTGACGATCGGCCGGTCCGTCATATTCGAGGGTTACGACGTTAAGGTCAGGATCGATGATTTCTTCGGCGGACACACTGCCGTCCTGGGAAACACAGGGAGCGGGAAGTCCTGCACGGTCGCATCGGTCCTCCAATCCTTGTTCGAAAAGGCGGAAGAACACCATGCTCGCGGTGCCACGTTCGTCGTATTCGACGTCAATGGAGAATATGCGAAGGCGCTGTCGCCGCTCGCAAAGCGCAAGCAGATCGGCGTGGACCATGTCATTCTGGACGGCACCGCACGCACGGAGCGTTTTCGTCTGCCCCATTGGTTTCTGGAGCAGTCAGAGTGGGAGCTGCTTCTGCAGGCCAGCGAGCGCACCCAACTACCGATACTGCGCATGGCGCTCGGGCTGGCAACATTGTTCTCAGCGGGCAGCGCGGCGGAGCTGAAGGGGATCAAGAACCACATTCTGGCAACCTGCCTGAGCCAAATTCTTCGTGACGACACAGGCAGTCCGTCAAAACACGATCGCATGGTCGGTCTGCTGCAAAGATTCAACACGCCGGAGATCAACAATCAAAAGATCGCGCCATTCATCAAAATCGGCTTCGGCCAGATGGCCAACCCTGCCGGTTTAACAACCTATTTGTTGGGAAACGCCAATGGCGGCGGATTTATCATCGAAGGTTTGAAATTCCCGGCATATGCCAACCTTCCCTTTGAGTTTTCCGCGTTGGGAGAGGCGCTCGATCTGGCGATCCTATACGAGGAGGCTCACGGTAACCGTCAGATCCGAGATTACTGCTCGCAGATGCTGACGCGTTTTAAGTCGCTCGAGGAGCGACCTGAATATGCGTTCCTGCGCTACGACCTTCAAGGAAGCCAAGCTGGGCCGTCGCTCGAAAACTTCCTTGAGCAGCTCCTCGGTTTGGCACGCGACGGAGCGGGTTGGGTCAAACGCAACCAGATCGTCATCATCGACATGAATGCGGTGGAGGATGAGGTTGTCGAGCTCGTAGCGTCAGTGCTCGCTAGAATGGCCTTTCGGCTGCTCCGACAAGCAGATCCACGCAATCGGTTTCCGATCCATCTGCTTCTTGAGGAAGCGCATCGATACATCGCGGAGAAGCCATCCCGCTATGCCATAGACGCCAGCAGAGTTTACGAGCGGATTGCCAAGGAAGGGCGAAAGTACGGGCTGTTCATTCTCGCCGCTTCGCAGAGGCCCAGTGAACTCTCGAAGACCATTCTTTCGCAGTGCTCGAATTTCGTCATCCATCGAATCCAGAATCCCGACGACCTTGCTCATATACGGCAGATGACCCCGTTCATCTCCGAGGCGGTCCTGAAGCGGCTCCCGTCGCTTCCGAAGCAGCATGCGCTGGTCTTCGGCACCTCCGTGAACCTTCCCACGACCTTTCGCGTGCGCGACGCAAATCCTTTGCCTGCAAGCGATGACGCGAGAATTAGAGATTTGTGGTTCCATGAGGAGGGGCGAGCGGCTCAGGTTCGCATTACGCCGGCAACTTTCGAACATGGCGATGATAGCGTCGCGGCTGAGGGGAAATGAGTCGACGATCGATAGTTGTCGAAGGGCCGCTTGCATTCCGTACAGCGCGGATCGCTGCCGCACAGCGAGCGGATTCTGGGCTGCAGATTTTCACACTTCCACTGCTTGCTGCACGTCTCGCCGGAGGCTTTAACCGACCGGCGCGATCCCAGGACCTCGACCCAGCCATTCGCGCTGCACTCGCCGCCGGCGGCTTGACGGAGCTCGAAGGTATCCGTCAGCTTCCGGGCACGACACGGTCAATCGCCCGCACGCTCGCAAAGGTTTGGCAAGCCGACCTCGATCTTGAGGGGCTCGCTAGCCACAATGCTCGGCTTGCCGAGCTTGCGGAGGTCGAGCGCCGCGTTCGCGCCAACCTCCCAGCAGGGGTTCTGACACCGCGCGACTTGCGCGATGCCGCAATTGCGCACGCGGCCCATGCGGCTGCAGCGCTCGGGTCAATCGATATCGATCAGCTCAGTGAGATTGCATCGGTCTGGCGTCCGCTTCTTGCGACGCTCGCGAAGACGGTCCCACTCGCTTGGCGCAATCCTGGAACCTCCGATGCGAACTGGTTTCCGGGCCAGTTAATTACCAGCGACCGCGAGATGGCTGCGGACATATCCTTAGTTTCCTGCGCGAACCCGCGCGCCGAAGCAGTCGAAGCGCTACGTTGGATGCGTGAACTCATTGCCTCTGGCCGCGCGCGACCCGATGAGATCGCGATCTGTGCCACGGCCACCGAGGACTGGGACGAGCACTTCCTGGTTCTCGTCGCGGACGCGGATCTCCCACTCCATTTCTCGCACGGCGTGCCGGTCCTCGCATCGCGCGAGGGACAAGCGTGCGCCGCACTTGCCGACGTCCTGCTCAACGGGCTTGGCCAGGATCGCCTCCGGCGACTGTTCGGCCATGCCGCGGGTCGAAGCCGTGCCTTGGCCGACTTGCCTGCGGACTGGTCGCTCGGCCTCCAGCCTGGTGCGGCGCTGTTCGAGATTGATCAGTGGCAGCGCGCGCTTGACGAGGCGACCGGCCGCCGCGCCGACGCAGGCGATCCAAGACCGGTCGTGATGCCCATTCTGCGGCTGCTTGCGAGTGGCCCCGAGGCGGCTGCGCAGGCCGGCGCGATGCTATTGGGCACAGCGGCCCGTGCGCTCTGGACCGAGGCGCTTCGACGCGCGCCGGCCGAAGGGCTCGAATTCTCACTAGAGGACTTGCGGCTGCCCGATGGACGCGATCCAGGCGCGAGCGCTGTCTGGTGCCCGGCGAGCCACCTTGCAGGTGCGCCGCGTCCCTGGGTGCGCCTGCTCGGCATGACATCGCGCTCTTGGCCGCGCCGCACGGCCGAGGACCCACTGATACCGGCCCACATCCTGCCGCGCTCTGTGCTTGACCCTGATCCCGTCGCCGAGCAAGATCGACGCGCCTTTGCCGTCATCACCAGTCAGGCGGCGCGCGGCTGCGTTCTCTCGCGAAGCCGGCGTAACGCTCAAGGTGGGCAGTTGTCCGCCAGCCCGCTGATCCCGCAGAGCGCATCTTTGCAGATCCTGAAGCGGGCGCGCATTCCGCAGCATGCATTCAGCGAGGCCGATCGTCTTCTTGCACGGCCGGACGAAGCGGCGACATCGCCGGCGCTCACCGCAGCCAATCTCTGCTGGCGCAACTGGCGGCGCCCGATCGTCACCGCCCACGATGGCCAGGTTCGCGCAGACCATCCCCAAATCGTCCGCGCAATCGGTGATGTCCAGTCCGCCACCTCCTTGCGGCTGATGTTGCGCGATCCGCTCGCCTTCGTCTGGCGCTACGCGCTGGGCTGGCGCGCGGTCCCAGAAGACGATCAGCCCCTCACGCTGGACGCACGCTCTTATGGTGAGCTGGTCCATGAGTTGCTGAAGCGCACGGTTGATGCGCTCGAACCTGTGCCGGGCTATGCGCGTGCGTCCCGGGAGGAAATCGAAGCTGCGCTCGCGACCTCGACGGAGACGGTCCGCACGCATTGGCCACTCAAGCGATCGGCGCCGCCCGCGTTGCTCTGGAAACACACGCTCGCTGCCGCAGCTCAGCTCGCCCTCAAGGCACTGACGCTTGACGAGACGTTCCAACCCGGTACGCGAAGCTGGACGGAGCTTGCTTTCAGTCAAGCTGGCGATGGTGCGATGGCACACGATCTACCCTGGCGCCCCGATTCCCTTGTTACGATTCCCGGTACCCAGGTGCGCATCCGAGGCAATATCGATCGGCTCGATCTCACCGGCGACCGTCGCGGCGTGCGCGTGTCGGACTATAAGACCGGCGTAGAACCGCGCCGAGCGGAGGAGATCGTGCTTGGCCGCGGTGCGGAGCTTCAGCGCGTCATCTATTCGGTCGCGGCCAGTCAGTTGCTCCCCGACAATCCGCGCGTGATCGCGCGCCTCGTCTTTCTCGGCAACAAAGAGCCGAGGCCCTATCGCCTACCGGACGTCGACCAGGCGATCGCCGAACTCGGCGGGCATGTCACGGCGGCCATCACCCTCCTGCGCGGTGGCCATGCCCTGCCTGGCCCCGACGCTCAGGAAGAGCACAATGACTTCCGCATAGCCCTGCCGTCGTCGCCAGCAGCCTATCTTCAGCTCAAGAACGGCGCGTTCATGCGCGCTTTCGGAGGGTTTGCACGAGTGTGGGGCTGCCGATGACACTCGCCGACGATCCCGCACGGCTTCGCATCCTGACTGATCTCGACGCCACGTTGCTCGTCGAGGCCGCCGCCGGCACCGGCAAAACGGCGCTAATGGCCGGACGCCTGACCATGCTGCTCGCGCGTGGCACCGAGCCCGGCGCGATCGCCGCGATCACTTTCACAGAGCTTGCCGCGAGCGGGCTGGCGACGCGCGTGCAACGCTATGTCGAGGAGCTGCTTGCGGGACGTGTGCCTCAACCTTTGCGGCTTGCTCTGCCCAACGGACTAAACGTGGACCAACGACGCGCACTTTCCGGTGCAGCGGCGAAGCTCGACGAACTGACAACCGCCACCATTCACGCATTTTGCCAGACGATCATCTCCAGCTATGCGGTTGAGGCCGACATTGATCCGGGCGCGCGCATTCTTGACGCCGTTCAGGCGGCGGCGGCCTTCGATTCCGTCTTCGAGCAGTGGCTGAAACGGCGATTGAATGCGCCCGAGCGGCCAGGCGATGCCATCGCGACACTCTCGCGCGATGATCCGCGTCGCATCGTCGATACTCTTCAGGAACTCGCACGCTTCCGTCTCAGATATCGCGGCGCACGCGCTCTGCCCGCCGAGCTCGGCGGTCGGCCCGACATCGACCTGGTCGACGCCGTCGCGGACTTCCGACGCTGGATTTCGTCGCAGCCGGTCGAGCCCAAGACCCTAGAATTGGTCGGAGAGCTTGAGACGCTCGCCAACTTCTACGCCGGTAGTTTCGACCCTCCACCGGATTTTGCCACGCTCTGGCGTCTCGCCCATCCGCCACAGCTCGCGTGCATGCGCCGACACAGTTTCGATCTTCTCACGCCGAGACGGAAATCAGCTTGGGAGCGTGTCGCGGGCAAAGAGCGAGGCGCGCTCCTCAATGAAGAGGCGACCGCATGCTTTGAGCGGGTCAATCGCTGCTACCGGACCGTTCTTGGTCGGTTCGCGACCGCGCTTGTCGCCCAGCTTGCGGCCGAGCTCGACGAAGTACTCGATGACTACGCCGCCTTCAAACGGGCCGCTGCAGTCTTGGACTTCGACGACTTGCTCGAGAAGGCGCGTGCGCTGGTGCGCCAGCATGACGACGTGCGCCGCGC encodes:
- a CDS encoding nucleotidyl transferase AbiEii/AbiGii toxin family protein, which encodes MADAFLHLPVADRREALSVAADQSGRPAHLLEKDVWVVWALATLYGSALGEHLVFKGGTSLSKAYGVIRRFSEDVDLTYDIRAIAPDLVDGNGEALPKTRSEEKRWSSEVRKRLPDWVAGTAQPVVADALAAATLAAAVRVEGEKLFVDYEATTAGSGYVAPSVMLEFGARSTGEPASLRDIKCDASGLVEGVTFPTARPRVMHAERTFWEKATAVHVFCLQQRLRGDRFARHWHDIARLDDAGLADAAFADRELANAVARHKGMFFVERAADRSPIDYAAAVNGGLQLVPGGDAAKALEEDYGRMVEDGLLLEDAETFEVLMARSADVARRANEAAK
- a CDS encoding SIR2 family protein, encoding MADADKTEPSKLTFKFIRGVEGEKADYDWPDGADIVRKALAESLNAKNVAFLLGAGCSSSWANDKEVGIPTMAPLAKEFTAAPKEGDQSFPTADERDALLKQFGIDLGAAEYARNLERLMELLFSLRFVLVRSSLSDAATRLKTVESIIKKVQTFLWAKCTNGAFANGDHTVVGLYESFYRKLVLRDRSLPRPWVFTTNYDLFNETAMDRLGLPYTNGFSGVVERRFNPATFRYALAEQLDVTSRKWSAVDGFVYLCKIHGSISWTEDDHGLFPIRETAVSKEPGKVMIYPTPAKQNSSLGSPYADLFREFQSRIVREQSVLFTMGYAFGDEHINNIIYQALTIPTFRLVIFVDPDLDGEIAKLRALNDPRIWIIGGAGRSAGRKAHYFDTIIEEFMPQRPSERIDDAVRKVIEAMAPKKEAAAPQKGEDDDES
- a CDS encoding ATP-binding protein, which encodes MSRDDRKRAIGKVVSVAADRFVIEMHAGTDNFTVVGFDDVHYVARLGSFLMVAVQTEYVVVEVVGLRERDVGHVSRSEGELDKASSAKYLDVVPVGMLPQDRRERFRFGVSVFPSLYGDALYALDAELDRVFETDHPSEPTPPIDNVPPTPPDATRYRALTIGRSVIFEGYDVKVRIDDFFGGHTAVLGNTGSGKSCTVASVLQSLFEKAEEHHARGATFVVFDVNGEYAKALSPLAKRKQIGVDHVILDGTARTERFRLPHWFLEQSEWELLLQASERTQLPILRMALGLATLFSAGSAAELKGIKNHILATCLSQILRDDTGSPSKHDRMVGLLQRFNTPEINNQKIAPFIKIGFGQMANPAGLTTYLLGNANGGGFIIEGLKFPAYANLPFEFSALGEALDLAILYEEAHGNRQIRDYCSQMLTRFKSLEERPEYAFLRYDLQGSQAGPSLENFLEQLLGLARDGAGWVKRNQIVIIDMNAVEDEVVELVASVLARMAFRLLRQADPRNRFPIHLLLEEAHRYIAEKPSRYAIDASRVYERIAKEGRKYGLFILAASQRPSELSKTILSQCSNFVIHRIQNPDDLAHIRQMTPFISEAVLKRLPSLPKQHALVFGTSVNLPTTFRVRDANPLPASDDARIRDLWFHEEGRAAQVRITPATFEHGDDSVAAEGK
- a CDS encoding PD-(D/E)XK nuclease family protein; its protein translation is MRELIASGRARPDEIAICATATEDWDEHFLVLVADADLPLHFSHGVPVLASREGQACAALADVLLNGLGQDRLRRLFGHAAGRSRALADLPADWSLGLQPGAALFEIDQWQRALDEATGRRADAGDPRPVVMPILRLLASGPEAAAQAGAMLLGTAARALWTEALRRAPAEGLEFSLEDLRLPDGRDPGASAVWCPASHLAGAPRPWVRLLGMTSRSWPRRTAEDPLIPAHILPRSVLDPDPVAEQDRRAFAVITSQAARGCVLSRSRRNAQGGQLSASPLIPQSASLQILKRARIPQHAFSEADRLLARPDEAATSPALTAANLCWRNWRRPIVTAHDGQVRADHPQIVRAIGDVQSATSLRLMLRDPLAFVWRYALGWRAVPEDDQPLTLDARSYGELVHELLKRTVDALEPVPGYARASREEIEAALATSTETVRTHWPLKRSAPPALLWKHTLAAAAQLALKALTLDETFQPGTRSWTELAFSQAGDGAMAHDLPWRPDSLVTIPGTQVRIRGNIDRLDLTGDRRGVRVSDYKTGVEPRRAEEIVLGRGAELQRVIYSVAASQLLPDNPRVIARLVFLGNKEPRPYRLPDVDQAIAELGGHVTAAITLLRGGHALPGPDAQEEHNDFRIALPSSPAAYLQLKNGAFMRAFGGFARVWGCR